One genomic segment of Pseudomonadota bacterium includes these proteins:
- a CDS encoding VOC family protein: MMPQPFHLAIPVHDLAAARGFYGELFGCPEGRSSSEWVDFDFFGHQVVAHLDPAKKKHVHHNEVDGHDVPVPHFGVVMEWETWHKLAERLRSLGTRFEIEPGIRFAGQVGEQATMFLYDPSGNALEFKTFRDPSRLFAK; this comes from the coding sequence TTGATGCCGCAACCGTTTCATCTCGCCATTCCGGTTCACGACCTGGCCGCGGCGCGGGGTTTCTATGGTGAACTCTTCGGCTGCCCGGAGGGGCGCAGCAGTTCCGAATGGGTGGACTTCGATTTTTTCGGCCACCAGGTGGTTGCGCACCTCGACCCAGCGAAGAAAAAACATGTCCACCACAACGAGGTAGATGGGCACGATGTGCCCGTGCCGCATTTCGGCGTCGTCATGGAGTGGGAAACGTGGCACAAGCTCGCCGAGCGCCTGCGTAGTCTCGGGACGCGCTTCGAAATCGAACCGGGTATCCGCTTCGCCGGGCAGGTGGGCGAGCAGGCGACCATGTTCCTGTACGACCCGTCCGGCAACGCGCTCGAATTCAAGACCTTCAGGGATCCTTCGCGGCTGTTCGCGAAGTAG
- a CDS encoding cytochrome b: protein MTFRNTTRSWGALSKALHWLIVLLIINQWIIAERAEALTGFAKFKALGYHKSFGMTILMLAIIRLVWRWLNPVPDLSAETKPWERVLAKLSHVLLYALIFAMPITGWLMSSAKTYTVSWFNLFAFPNLVGKSEYMFDLMNRVHHLLFALLVGVAALHIAGALKHHFIDRNDVLKRMLPFGGVK, encoded by the coding sequence ATGACTTTTCGCAACACGACACGATCCTGGGGAGCGCTCTCGAAGGCGCTGCATTGGCTCATCGTGCTGCTGATCATCAATCAATGGATCATCGCGGAACGCGCGGAAGCGCTGACCGGGTTCGCGAAATTCAAGGCGCTGGGTTATCACAAGTCCTTCGGCATGACGATCCTGATGCTGGCGATCATCCGGTTGGTGTGGCGCTGGCTGAATCCAGTTCCCGATCTGAGCGCGGAAACGAAACCGTGGGAGCGAGTACTCGCGAAACTCTCCCACGTCCTGCTCTACGCACTGATCTTCGCGATGCCGATCACCGGCTGGCTGATGTCCTCGGCGAAGACCTACACCGTCAGCTGGTTCAACCTGTTCGCGTTCCCGAACCTGGTCGGCAAGAGCGAGTACATGTTCGACCTCATGAACCGTGTCCACCACCTGCTGTTCGCATTGCTGGTCGGCGTCGCGGCGCTGCACATCGCTGGAGCACTCAAGCATCATTTCATCGACCGGAACGACGTATTGAAGCGCATGTTGCCCTTCGGCGGCGTCAAGTGA
- a CDS encoding YceI family protein — protein sequence MTNYVAVSALATAIVVNAASAAEPPAPARPAVAAGIAHYVQAPAGSTLNFSFQQAGAEDHGEFRQFTTVLDYDEKNLAASSLKVTVQTGSFETQDKDRNDTLASADLLDPKKFPTAQFVASTFAQGAKGVEAVGKLTLHGVTKDLRVPLTIKTTATGAEISGEITLKRLDYGIGQGDWKSTEWVGDEVKLQYKVALIRAAR from the coding sequence ATGACTAACTATGTCGCCGTCTCGGCCCTGGCTACCGCCATCGTCGTCAACGCCGCCTCTGCAGCGGAGCCCCCGGCGCCGGCCAGACCCGCGGTTGCGGCCGGAATCGCCCACTACGTACAGGCGCCCGCCGGCAGTACCCTGAACTTCTCCTTCCAGCAAGCCGGTGCCGAGGACCATGGCGAGTTCAGGCAATTCACGACCGTCCTCGACTATGACGAGAAGAATCTCGCCGCGAGCTCGCTCAAGGTCACGGTGCAGACCGGGTCGTTCGAGACGCAGGACAAGGACCGCAACGACACACTCGCCAGCGCCGACCTGCTCGACCCGAAGAAATTTCCAACCGCGCAGTTCGTTGCGTCCACGTTTGCCCAGGGTGCCAAAGGCGTCGAGGCCGTCGGCAAACTCACGCTGCATGGCGTGACGAAGGATCTGCGTGTGCCGTTGACGATCAAGACCACGGCGACCGGCGCGGAGATTTCGGGTGAAATCACGCTCAAGCGCCTCGATTACGGCATCGGCCAGGGCGACTGGAAATCCACCGAGTGGGTGGGCGACGAAGTGAAGCTGCAATACAAGGTTGCGCTGATCAGGGCCGCCAGGTAA
- a CDS encoding acetyl-CoA hydrolase/transferase C-terminal domain-containing protein, producing the protein MFDDVGEIVEETLRRVGKRVCLALPLGIGKPNLIANEFFRRARGDATLDLTIVTALSLRKPTGGSDLERRFIEPLAARIFGNYPELDYLTAVRKGTVPPNVHVIEFFLEPGALLGSAHAQSHYLSANYTHVARDLLQRGVNVIAHVVARRNAGGAAEISLGSNPDVTIDLMPEIAKLRAAGHAIVMVGQVHREMPFMLGAANAGPDAFDLLLDHSRYDYDLYAPPNPSLSTVDHAIGLHASALVHDAGTLQIGIGELGDSIVYSLLLRHQQNDAWRRALRDAGTERAAPLIDSCGGRESFTAGLFGATEMFVDQMLDLYRAGILRRRVYDYLPLQRALAANGSSTRVDEALLEGLLAAGAGPRLQAVDVAALKAAGILRSETRFDQGAIVSPDGACIDADLSSAKTRAALARDCLGLELQGGTVMHAGFLLGPRAFYAALRDLPESERRLFDMRSVGYINQLYGSDQELRIAQRCHSRFVNTAMMLTTLGAAVSDGLEDGRVVSGVGGQYNFVAMAHALPGARSVLCVRSTRRKDGKVTSNIVTSYGHTTIPRHLRDVAITEYGIADLRGRTDGECVAAMLNIADSRFQEDLLAAAKRAHKIDAGYRIPEQYRQNLPARLEQSFAAQRAAGLFSEYPFGTDLTREEVDLARALRWLKDHTAGKTARLGTIARALFTPARHEDDGCLERLKLGRPENFSERVTAKLVRLGLARTRATTPPTTSRTAAKDP; encoded by the coding sequence ATGTTTGACGATGTGGGCGAGATAGTCGAGGAAACGTTGCGTCGGGTCGGCAAGCGGGTGTGTCTTGCATTGCCGCTGGGAATCGGTAAACCCAATCTCATCGCCAACGAGTTCTTCCGCCGCGCGCGCGGCGATGCGACGCTCGATCTGACCATCGTGACGGCGCTGAGCCTGCGCAAGCCGACCGGCGGCAGCGATCTCGAGCGGCGGTTCATCGAGCCGCTGGCAGCACGTATCTTCGGCAACTACCCCGAGCTCGATTACCTCACCGCGGTGCGCAAGGGCACGGTGCCGCCCAACGTGCACGTCATCGAATTCTTCCTCGAACCGGGGGCGCTGCTCGGATCGGCCCACGCCCAGTCGCACTATCTTTCGGCAAACTACACGCACGTCGCGCGCGACCTGCTCCAGCGCGGCGTCAACGTGATCGCACACGTCGTCGCGCGGCGCAATGCGGGCGGAGCCGCCGAGATCAGCCTCGGCAGCAATCCGGACGTGACCATCGATCTCATGCCCGAGATCGCGAAGCTGCGCGCCGCGGGGCATGCGATCGTGATGGTGGGGCAGGTGCACCGCGAGATGCCGTTCATGCTCGGCGCGGCGAATGCGGGGCCGGACGCGTTCGACCTGCTGCTCGATCACTCGCGTTACGACTACGACCTGTACGCGCCGCCGAACCCTTCCCTCTCCACGGTGGACCACGCCATTGGATTACACGCCAGCGCGCTGGTGCACGACGCGGGCACGCTGCAGATCGGCATTGGCGAGCTCGGCGACTCCATCGTCTACTCGCTGCTGTTGCGGCACCAGCAGAACGATGCCTGGCGGCGCGCGCTGCGCGACGCCGGTACCGAGCGCGCCGCACCACTGATCGACAGCTGCGGCGGCCGGGAATCCTTCACCGCAGGCCTGTTCGGCGCCACCGAAATGTTCGTCGACCAGATGCTCGACCTGTATCGCGCCGGCATCCTGCGGCGCCGCGTCTACGACTATCTACCGCTACAACGGGCTCTCGCGGCGAACGGCTCGAGCACACGTGTGGACGAGGCGCTGCTCGAAGGACTGCTGGCCGCGGGAGCGGGGCCACGGCTCCAGGCCGTCGACGTCGCCGCGCTCAAGGCCGCCGGCATCCTGCGCAGCGAGACCCGCTTCGACCAGGGCGCGATCGTTTCGCCCGATGGCGCGTGCATCGATGCGGACCTGTCGAGCGCGAAAACCCGCGCTGCGCTCGCGCGCGACTGCCTGGGCCTCGAGCTGCAGGGCGGCACCGTCATGCATGCGGGTTTCCTGCTGGGTCCGCGCGCATTTTATGCGGCGCTGCGCGACTTGCCGGAATCGGAGCGCCGCCTGTTCGACATGCGCAGCGTCGGCTACATCAACCAGCTGTACGGCAGCGACCAGGAGCTGCGCATCGCCCAGCGCTGCCATTCACGCTTCGTCAACACGGCGATGATGCTGACCACGCTCGGCGCCGCGGTTTCCGACGGCCTGGAAGATGGACGCGTGGTCTCGGGCGTCGGCGGCCAGTACAACTTCGTGGCGATGGCGCACGCGCTGCCTGGCGCACGTTCCGTGTTGTGCGTGCGTTCGACGCGTCGCAAGGACGGCAAGGTCACCTCGAACATCGTGACCTCTTATGGTCACACGACCATCCCGCGCCATCTGCGCGACGTCGCCATCACCGAATACGGCATCGCCGATCTGCGCGGCCGCACCGATGGCGAATGCGTCGCCGCCATGTTGAATATCGCGGACTCGCGTTTTCAGGAAGATCTGCTGGCGGCCGCCAAACGCGCCCACAAGATCGATGCGGGTTACCGGATTCCGGAGCAGTACCGGCAAAACCTGCCCGCGCGGCTCGAACAATCCTTTGCGGCCCAGCGTGCGGCCGGTCTGTTCTCCGAGTATCCGTTCGGCACCGATCTCACGCGCGAGGAGGTGGATCTGGCCCGGGCGTTGCGCTGGCTCAAGGACCACACCGCGGGAAAAACAGCGCGGCTCGGTACGATCGCGCGGGCGTTGTTCACGCCGGCGCGCCACGAAGATGACGGCTGCCTGGAAAGGTTGAAGCTCGGCCGGCCGGAAAATTTCAGCGAGCGCGTGACCGCGAAACTGGTGCGCCTCGGCCTCGCGCGCACGCGCGCGACGACCCCTCCAACTACTTCGCGAACAGCCGCGAAGGATCCCTGA
- a CDS encoding cupin domain-containing protein, with protein MNAPTNLKTPALDPMTLVPRTGSGYPEPYRSRVVPREKRALGNALGLMKIGINHTTLPPGKESSMRHWHSHEEEFVFVLSGEVVLRTDAGEQVLTAGMCCGFPPGKADGHQLINRSGAPAVYLEVSNRDPADEAEYPDIDLVYRGGVFTRRDGSKF; from the coding sequence ATGAATGCGCCAACGAATCTGAAAACACCGGCGCTCGACCCGATGACGCTCGTGCCCCGCACCGGATCCGGTTATCCCGAGCCGTATCGTTCGCGTGTCGTGCCGCGCGAGAAACGCGCGCTCGGCAATGCGCTCGGGCTCATGAAGATCGGTATCAATCACACGACCTTGCCGCCCGGCAAGGAATCGTCGATGCGCCACTGGCATTCACACGAGGAGGAATTCGTCTTCGTGCTGAGCGGGGAGGTGGTGTTGCGTACCGATGCGGGCGAGCAGGTGCTCACGGCTGGGATGTGTTGCGGATTTCCGCCCGGCAAGGCGGATGGGCATCAGCTCATCAATCGCAGCGGCGCGCCCGCGGTGTATCTCGAGGTGAGCAATCGCGATCCGGCCGACGAGGCGGAATACCCGGACATCGATCTCGTGTATCGGGGCGGCGTGTTTACCCGCCGGGACGGCAGCAAGTTCTGA